The region TTTTTCGCTTTTGCAAGCGTGGCAAAATAACGCAGGTTTTGTCCAACCGTCAGATCAGTATATACGGCTGGACTTTGCGTAACATAGCCAATGCGAGGACGGAGTGTTTTACTTCCTGCTGGCTGTCCAAAAACCGTAAGGTTTCCACTTGAGAGTTTTTGCACCCCGACGATCGATCGCATGAGTGTCGTCTTGCCAGATCCGCTAGGCCCAATAAGTCCCGTGAGCCTACCTGCATGAACGGTAAAATTAAGATTAGCCAAAATAGCGCGGCCAGCTTTTTCAACGATTACGCTACTACCGACAAGACTTGGGTTTTGTTCCATATCTTTATAGTACTACTTTTGGTGTGCACGCGGTACGACAACTAGCGTAAGTACGATCGCTAGAATCACTGCAAACCCACACATAATCGAAGGAATACCGGCGATCGTAGACGGATCAATAATAGTTGCAGCCGTCGTAGGAACAATGAATGCAAGATACCCGATAGCAAGCGCACGGAGTGCTTGTTTTTTAGACTTAGACTTCACTGTCATACTTGCTTTCCATGAGTACACTACGCTAAGCGCTAAGAAGCCGTAATAGTATGCAGCATACAATTTGACTGCCCACGGAGCTATCGAAAAGATAACATAGTTACCAAGACATTCCTGACCTGTCATACCATGGCCAGAGAATAAGAAGAAGCATGCGAATGCGATCCCTGTAGCGTACGCCAGACCGACAAGAAGCGGCTGTTTTTGACCAGCCAAACGCGTCGCTAAATGAAGTCCTAGCGGTGGTAGAAACGTAATCGCTACGTAGCCAATACGCGCCCAGGTTAGGCTGTCGACTCCCCAGGCGGTTTCACAGACGTTATATTCTGCAAGTTGAAAAAGTGCCAGTCCTAAAAGAATCAGAACCGCTAAACGCGAAATAGGTGTCAGCTTATAACGCCCTATGACGTATAGCGCAAAGACGACTTCAATAATAAACGTCGCCAACATAATTGGAGGTGAGAAGCAGTAGAGTCTGTCGGTTTTAAGTACACGCACTTTCTCAACTATACCATAAGCATAAAATGCACCGCGTATTTTCGAAGGATCATGCTCATTCTGCTATCATAAAAGAATGAAAAGCTCGCTCGAACATCCCGCGCTCAATCTAAAAAACGACAAACCCCTAGTTTATACCGCGATGTCAAAACATCTGTTCTACTATCGGATGTTTATTTCCGTATTCGTCCTAGACATGGTGGTGTTCCGTTAAACCCTTTTATGGTTTTTGACTTCTTTTTACTAGATGCGGTTGATCGCGATCTTGTGCGTGAAGGAAATAATAACCTCGTAAAACGATGTGATGAGATTTGGGTATTTGGTGCAGTCAGTAATGGCGTGTTGGCTGAAATTCAAATTGCAAAAGAACAAGATAAACCCGTCCGTTATTTCGCGATAGAAAAGCGACATAAAATCGTTGGGACAACTAAAGATAAAGTCAAGATGGAAGACGAAGTGGCTTCTATGAAAGATCTCCTAGCCTAGTTGCCAGCTTCAAGTTCAAGAAGATATTTTTTACTTTCAACTCCGCCCGCATAGCCGCTAATGCCGCCACTGGTCGTACTAACCCGCTGACACGGCACAATGATACAAAGCGGATTACTACCAACCGCCGTACCGACGGCCCGAACTGCTTTTGGCCGTCCCACTTTTTCAGCAACCTCCTTATAGCTTAGCCTCTGATTATAAGGAATTTCCGAAATCACCTTCCAGACAAGGTTTTGAAATTCCGTACCGCTCCTTTTCGTTTTTACATCGAAAGTTTTACGAGTTCCTGCAAAATATTCGTTTATCTGACGAGTAACACTTTCAAATTTAGAAGAATCTCTAACCCAATCAGCGCCTGGTTCTGGAACTTTTTTGTACGCTTTCCAGTAAACACCCGTGATATTCTCGCCATCACCCGTCAGTAATAATTCGCCTGTAGGCACGACTGATTCCGTATAGTATACCGGCATCTAGTCCTCGACTTTCTTAAATCGTGGTATCTTTTTACCATCAGCCTCCACATCTTCAATAAACATGTTGTATGGCCGCACCCACACTTCAGGCTTACCCGTGTCATTATAGAGGCGTCTGTAAACAACAAACCATTCTAAGGTTTCACTATTACAGGCAAGATCAATAACCTCATATGGATCGCCTTTGTAGTGTCTGTATTTACCTCGTATCAATTCTGGCTTGGAAGTAAACTGATCACGCATTAAACTTCTTTTTTCAGTATTTCAAATAACTTTTTAAATGCTGTTTCGCGGTGAGGTAACACGCGCTCATCGGGTGAGAATTCTTCAAATTTCCAAAGAGGCATCTCGGGTTGGCCATCAGCAATAAACAACCTTCGAAAGGG is a window of Candidatus Saccharimonadales bacterium DNA encoding:
- a CDS encoding histidine kinase N-terminal 7TM domain-containing protein, which codes for MRVLKTDRLYCFSPPIMLATFIIEVVFALYVIGRYKLTPISRLAVLILLGLALFQLAEYNVCETAWGVDSLTWARIGYVAITFLPPLGLHLATRLAGQKQPLLVGLAYATGIAFACFFLFSGHGMTGQECLGNYVIFSIAPWAVKLYAAYYYGFLALSVVYSWKASMTVKSKSKKQALRALAIGYLAFIVPTTAATIIDPSTIAGIPSIMCGFAVILAIVLTLVVVPRAHQK
- a CDS encoding methylated-DNA--[protein]-cysteine S-methyltransferase — encoded protein: MPVYYTESVVPTGELLLTGDGENITGVYWKAYKKVPEPGADWVRDSSKFESVTRQINEYFAGTRKTFDVKTKRSGTEFQNLVWKVISEIPYNQRLSYKEVAEKVGRPKAVRAVGTAVGSNPLCIIVPCQRVSTTSGGISGYAGGVESKKYLLELEAGN
- a CDS encoding DUF1653 domain-containing protein, which produces MRDQFTSKPELIRGKYRHYKGDPYEVIDLACNSETLEWFVVYRRLYNDTGKPEVWVRPYNMFIEDVEADGKKIPRFKKVED